GACTTAATTCATTTATTTCCGGACTCGATCCAGTCGTAGGAGCCTCATTACCAGGAGATAAAGGTAAGTCGACCAATTTGTCGACACTTTTCGGCGAGACGATTCCTGACCTTGGTTTAAGGGTAAAGGAATACAAGAGCCAAAAGAAAGATCGCAAGGCAAGAAAAGAAAGAGCCAAGCTTGCAAAAGTGCAATATAAAGGTGTTCCAATGCAAAGCATGTCGGTCAAATACGGCAGCGGCGAGCGGGCGACGGTGGAATCATTTCACGTATTAAAAGAATATAAGCCGATCAATCAATACGTTCGTGCTACCGAGACGCGCTGGTACAACAAAAAAGGTAAAAAGCTAAGCTCGGGCGCCGTGCAGAAAAATGACGAGGCGCTACCGCTGCACGGTTCTTATAAAAAATATAGCGGAGAAAACCTGATCGAGGAAGGATTTTACTATATGGGTGTCAAGGACGGGCGCTGGGTGAAATACGACGCCAAGTACAATCTCATTGATAAGACAGTCTGGGACCGCGGTTTTCCGGCCGAGTCACATATCACTTACTATGATTCCGCACATACGCAGGTAAAAGAAGTAATGCCGGTTATGTTTGGTGAAGTGGAGGGAGAATTTCTGCAGTTTTATAAGGAAGGCCAGCTCATGGCAAGCGGAAAATATGATGACGGCAAAAAAATAGGTCGGTGGATTGAATATTATCAGTTTCGCCGGCAACGCAAAAAAGAAATACAATATCCCAAAACGAGCTGGGAAGAAGAGTTTGAACCTTTTGTTTTGAGAGAGTGGGACGACAAGGGCAAGCTGCTTTACGATTATACAAAGGACCCCCGCGCTTCGGCCGAAGAGGAAACCGAAAACTAAATTTATGCTCCAATCTCT
This Dyadobacter sp. UC 10 DNA region includes the following protein-coding sequences:
- a CDS encoding toxin-antitoxin system YwqK family antitoxin, yielding MQRIVLICSLISCCLIEGGYAQSIQKDSTAPAWLPKETVKKDSASKSTGLNSFISGLDPVVGASLPGDKGKSTNLSTLFGETIPDLGLRVKEYKSQKKDRKARKERAKLAKVQYKGVPMQSMSVKYGSGERATVESFHVLKEYKPINQYVRATETRWYNKKGKKLSSGAVQKNDEALPLHGSYKKYSGENLIEEGFYYMGVKDGRWVKYDAKYNLIDKTVWDRGFPAESHITYYDSAHTQVKEVMPVMFGEVEGEFLQFYKEGQLMASGKYDDGKKIGRWIEYYQFRRQRKKEIQYPKTSWEEEFEPFVLREWDDKGKLLYDYTKDPRASAEEETEN